From a single Scomber japonicus isolate fScoJap1 chromosome 12, fScoJap1.pri, whole genome shotgun sequence genomic region:
- the LOC128369822 gene encoding verrucotoxin subunit beta-like: MDADAMGTMEVAVLGRPFSLGMLYDCRKDSPIPGMTLWDLNDLKNNIHERPQPYNNCEIVASESIADKSSALNIEGSLKASFLSGLVEVGGSAKYLNDSKTSKNQARVTLKYQATTKMKELSMNHLGRGNVKHPYVFDQGIATHVVTAILYGAQAFFVFDREVSDEESHQDIQGNMKGMIKKIPKLIAEGELSIKMNDKDIEKVEKFSCKFHGDFLLKKTPTTFQDAVQVYQSLPQLLGTNGENAVPMKVWLLPLVILDSSAAKLVRQISLELVEECQNVLEDFTELEMRCNDARRTTTAQQFPQIGDKLKTFTQSCTKLKRELQQNLAKKLPSIRGGGEKEAELAEILKKRHSSPFNNTGLNEWMGCKEREIFTLQSFTNKMKNTQIVSSQSHLYKETLSAEPAVCFVFTSLGEEPYLSALSNYLKEKPKPDDPQDPRCHDIEKEQWYASKEVSDAMRIKAKLFSDFAKANKENKNIKFLTVGLTSETQKGSSIYLHKDGFTVSENFEPPSKPETVTAGDVAHNSVTLKISPPRFGAENITSYWVEYCVSGEDGWKQTTAAKAEEVTVSGLTPNTEYMFRCRAVTSVGVGPANPVSGSTSPPVHYNNEQIRIVMMGKTGVGKSASGNTILGRQCFECKFSARSLTTKCEKAKGEVEGQKVAVIDTPGLFDTWNTEGKTDKDIRQCISYASPGPHIFLIVIMVGRFTEEEIQTVEKIQEIFGEEANRYCMVLFTHGDLLDGISIEEFLECSEDLQELVAKCNNQYHMFNNKLKDRSQVSELLKKIRNITEKNRGNHYTNETFQKAERDAKEEKQ; this comes from the exons ATGGATGCTGACGCCATGGGGACGATGGAGGTGGCAGTGCTCGGCCGACCTTTCAGCCTCGGGATGCTGTATGACTGCCGTAAAGACTCACCCATCCCTG GCATGACATTGTGGGACCTTAATGACCTGAAAAATAATATACATGAAAGACCTCAGCCCTACAACAATTGTGAGATAGTTGCATCTGAATCAATTGCAGATAAATCTTCAGCATTAAATATTGAAGGATCACTGAAGGCAAGTTTCTTAAGTGGACTAGTAGAGGTTGGAGGATCTGCCAAATACCTGAATGATagtaaaacatccaaaaatcaGGCCAGAGTAACACTGAAGTACCAAGCAACCACAAAGATGAAGGAACTGTCAATGAATCATCTTGGAAGAGGTAATGTGAAGCATCCGTATGTCTTTGATCAAGGAATAGCAACACATGTCGTCACAGCTATCCTTTATGGGGCACAAGCCTTCTTTGTCTTTGACCGTGAGGTGTCTGATGAAGAAAGTCATCAAGACATTCAGGGCAACATGAAGGGGATGATCAAGAAAATTCCTAAACTCATAGCAGAGGGGGAACTTTCCATCAAAATGAACGATAAGGACATTGAAAAGGTGGAGAAGTTCTCCTGTAAATTCCATGGAGACTTTTTGCTGAAGAAAACTCCAACAACCTTTCAGGATGCTGTACAAGTCTACCAAAGCCTGCCACAACTGCTGGGAACCAATGGAGAAAATGCTGTACCAATGAAAGTCTGGCTGCTGCCACTTGTGATTTTAGATTCATCAGCTGCTAAACTCGTACGTCAGATAAGTTTAGAATTAGTGGAGGAATGCCAGAATGTCCTGGAGGACTTCACTGAGCTGGAAATGAGATGCAATGATGCAAGAAGAACCACCACTGCACAGCAGTTCCCACAGATTGGTGACAAACTTAAAACTTTTACACAATCTTGCACCAAATTAAAACGGGAACTCCAACAAAACTTGGCAAAGAAACTTCCATCAATccggggaggaggggaaaaggAAGCTGAGCTGGCAGAGATCCTGAAGAAGAGACATTCTTCTCCTTTCAACAACACAGGCCTGAACGAGTGGATGGgctgtaaagagagagaaatcttCACTTTACAGTCTTTCACCAACAAGATGAAAAACACCCAGATTGTCTCATCTCAGAGTCATCTGTACAAGGAAACTCTGAGTGCAGaacctgctgtgtgttttgttttcacctCACTGGGTGAGGAACCGTACCTCTCAGCTTTATCAAACTACttaaaagaaaaacccaaaCCAGACGACCCTCAAGATCCACGTTGTCATGACATAGAGAAGGAACAATGGTACGCCTCTAAAGAAGTATCAGATGCAATGAGGATCAAAGCAAAGCTGTTCAGTGATTTTGCAAAAGCCAACAAAGAGAATAAGAACATAAAGTTCCTGACAGTGGGTTTAACAAGTGAGACACAGAAAGGTTCAAGCATCTACCTTCATAAAGACGGCTTTACTGTCAGTGAGAACTTTGAGCCTCCTTCAAAGCCTGAAACAGTGACAGCAGGTGATGTAGCCCACAACAGTGTGACACTGAAGATATCTCCACCAAGATTTGGAGCAGAGAACATCACCTCCTACTGGGTAGAGTACTGTGTCAGtggagaggatggatggaaacaaacaacagcagcaaaagcTGAAGAAGTCACAGTGAGCGGTCTGACTCCTAACACAGAGTATATGTTCAGATGCAGAGCAGTGACCTCAGTAGGTGTTGGACCAGCAAACCCAG tctCCGGGTCTACGTCTCCTCCAGTCCACTACAATAATGAGCAGATCAGGATTGTGATGATGGGGAAGACTGGAGTTGGTAAAAGTGCCTCAGGAAACACCATTCTGGGAAGGCAGTGCTTTGAATGTAAATTTTCTGCTAGATCTCTGACTACTAAGTGTGAAAAGGCTAAAGGTGAGGTGGAAGGACAAAAGGTTGCTGTTATCGACACTCCAGGCCTGTTTGACACCTGGAACACTGAAGGGAAAACAGATAAAGATATCCGCCAGTGCATTAGTTATGCTTCTCCTGGACCTCATATCTTCCTGATTGTCATCATGGTGGGCAGAttcacagaggaagaaataCAGACAGTGGAGAAGATTCAGGAAATCTTTGGTGAGGAAGCCAACAGATACTGCATGGTTCTCTTTACTCATGGTGACCTGCTGGACGGAATATCTATTGAGGAGTTCTTGGAGTGCAGCGAAGATCTGCAGGAACTTGTGGCCAAATGTAACAACCAGTACCACATGTTCAATAATAAGCTGAAGGATCGTTCTCAGGTCAGTGAGCTGCTGAAGAAGATCAGAAATATAAcagagaagaacagaggaaatcaTTACACCAATGAAACGTTCCAAAAGGCAGAAAGAGATGCTAAAGAGGAGAAGCAATGA